From the Quercus lobata isolate SW786 chromosome 6, ValleyOak3.0 Primary Assembly, whole genome shotgun sequence genome, one window contains:
- the LOC115949996 gene encoding putative FBD-associated F-box protein At5g56820, producing MANSSISKRQKLYCREETVGADRISDLPDCLLIHILSFLRTKQAIQTSRLSSRWKLLWTYVPKLNLDIDSFSKFECDKVGSIINFECYVSQVLAKHKAKYLRNFRLKHKLYHQKRLDRWISTFTTSALNLQELDLQIFNFPTPTPATPTPTDFFWKLPHSIFYCNKLVVLKIEGHIVLDPSSSSSFQLNTLKILRLESITFANRDSFVTLLSFCPVLEDLTLIIYDYKEFNFKICVPTLKRLSVSYLNNELKIDTPSLEYFDFECQRSYGSICPTRFQNLVCLVFKYNGHNLSVLKALLLLAPNLRVVLVDKSLVATVEKLIRQNQEMMQWLQQEGNRPETNRDDEGDSHRR from the exons ATGGCCAACTCCTCTATATCGAAACGCCAGAAACTCTATTGTAGAGAAGAAACAGTGGGTGCGGATAGGATCAGTGATCTTCCGGATTGTCTTCTCATTCACATCCTTTCATTCCTCAGAACCAAACAGGCCATCCAAACTAGCAGGTTGTCAAGTAGGTGGAAACTCCTCTGGACTTACGTCCCAAAACTCAACCTCGACATTGACAGTTTTTCAAAGTTTGAGTGTGATAAAGTTGGTTCGATTATCAACTTTGAATGCTATGTGTCCCAGGTTTTGGCTAAACACAAAGCAAAGTACCTCCGAAATTTTCGCTTGAAACACAAGTTATATCACCAGAAACGTCTTGACAGATGGATTTCCACCTTTACTACTTCTGCTCTTAACCTCCAGGAACTTGATCTCcagattttcaattttcctacTCCTACTCCTGCTACTCCTACTCCTACTGACTTCTTTTGGAAGTTGCCACATAGCATATTCTATTGCAACAAATTAGTAGTTCTGAAAATAGAAGGGCACATTGTTCTCGATCCTTCGTCTTCATCATCCTTTCAACTCAACACACTGAAGATACTGCGTCTTGAAAGTATTACTTTCGCAAATCGCGACTCTTTCGTGACACTCCTCTCTTTTTGCCCAGTCCTTGAAGATTTGACCTTGATAATATATGATTATAAggaattcaattttaaaatttgtgtaCCTACTTTGAAAAGATTAAGTGTCTCCTATCTAAATAACGAACTCAAAATAGACACCCCATCTCTTGAGTACTTTGATTTTGAG TGTCAACGCAGCTATGGTTCGATTTGTCCAACCAGGTTCCAGAATTTGGTCTGCCTGGTTTTCAAATATAATGGGCATAACTTGAGTGTGCTAAAGGCGTTGCTCCTACTGGCTCCTAATCTACGAGTTGTTTTAGTTGATAAG TCACTTGTAGCCACTGTGGAAAAGCTTATTAGGCAGAATCAAGAGATGATGCAGTGGCTGCAACAGGAAGGTAATCGCCCAGAGACCAATAGGGACGATGAGGGGGATAGTCACAGGAGGTGA